GTTAATGCAGAGGACTCTATTCCCAAGAATCCTACACCACCAGCAGCCCTTCCACCAGGTAAGTGTAAAAACAGTAATTGATGTCTCAATTTGTAGTTGGTAATCCTTTAAAAGTCTCACCTGTGAATGATGAAACTGGACTGCTTTTCAAACAGCGAGGAGCTACTAAACCTTCCTCTCTAGAAAATCTTTAATGCAGTTTCCCACTTGATGATATGAACTTCCAGCAGTATTGATTTGGCCTATTCCATGGGGAGAACataattttcacaaaaaaagaGCCAGAAATTGATTACTCACTGAAATGgttaaaaatagcaatatttttaaggtaaagcagtttatttttaaagtgtttcaTCATTCTTCACCATGGATGCAATGTAATGCAGAGCTTGGGCATTTCCAAATGCTTTGATTTCTCCCAAGGAGATGTGGGGTCTGTACAGCTCAGAATAATCCAGTGCAGCCATGGAATGCTCTgacagtttttgttttcctgtagtTGGATGGGGAACTCCAAAACTTAATAGACTTGGAAAACTTGAGCCTCTCGGTGAAACACATCATCCTGGTAATTGAAAGTATTTGAAGTTTTGTACCTTTTTAAAACCATTCTCCATTGTCCATTCACTTCTacatttatttcattctttgtctgtttttcatttctaaatTCCAATTTTCATTGACCAAAAGCTTTCCCTTTTGCTTAATAGAAAGcatctttttgatttttttcaagtctgatttttttattaggaaaaacaATGAGTTCTCTCCAATTTCCTCATAAAGTGGCATGGGATATCAGAAGTTGTTAATGATCTGAAGTTATTTGCACCTAAAAATTATAAAGTGACACATTGCAAAGTGTAATGGGACCAAATacaaactgcatttaaaatgaaaatttttaacTGGAAATATCAAGGTGCAGTAAGCAGTCTTGATTTCTTGCTTTaataattactgttttctattTTTGGAAGATTGTGGAAGACTTTTTCATATGTTGATAGTACATTTCTGAGTTTGAGATGATAgcttcttcatttttctttcatttttatttttcaaactttGAAAAGTGAATTTGGAGACATCTGGAACACAAGAACAAGGAGCTTTTCTGCCAGAGAACTAAAAGATGCCTGAGGGGGAAATAAGATTTCTAAACCCAAAACATTTCTCACAGGAAGGAAATTCATGTGCTTAAAATGTGATTTGTAATGTTGATCCTAAACCCatcttactctttttttttttaaaggcaaatagAGAGAAGGTGACAAGAAATGAAAGCCATATGAAGAGGtagggaggggaagaaaaggaactCAATTTTTATCTGTGCCTAATGGAGCTGTTGCATTCTGTAGGAAGAGCATGGGTGgggcaaagaggaaaaaacctgcCTAAGCTAGGTGTTGATTTGTAAAATAAGTacaattattaaataattttggaagCTGAAAATGGCAATTATGTTGGTAGGAAAATTATCTCTTGACCAGAGGTGTAAGAGCAAACTTGAAGTACTCAGAATTTATAGCTGAATTCAAGGCATTGCCTACTCTTTGGGAGAATTATTCTTATTTCCAGGAATTTTGAACCACTCACAAGAGTCACACTTGCAATACTAGCAAGAAAACTGCTATTAGGAAAGCACTATTTATAAATGAGCGAAGTTCTTCACATTCATAGCTCAGCACTGTCAAACCTTTAGCTAGGTCCTGATCTCCAAAAAcatcatttatttcttttgcttaaagcagctgtggggttttAACTCTGTCAATTTGAGATCCGTAGAATCAGAGAATTATTGAGTTTGGAAAGGACCCTTAAGATCCTTGAGTTCcactgttaacccagcactgccaagtccatcCTGCACTGATTTAATTTCCCACCTGGCCTTGCCCATTTGTCCCCTcagcagagaaataaatcaTGTTAATaaatcagagaaataaaaatgttaatattttttccattcccCCACCTTTGCCCAAAATTCAAAGGTGGgtttaaaagctttttcagaCATTCAAACTTTGTAATTACACACTTCTGTTCACTGAAGACTGCAATTTTTTCCAGTCATGCTAATAATTTTGGCACAATATGAGGTGATGAGTGCCTGTTTTATGTCATTTAGGAGGATACATTTGCAAGAATGTTAAACCTCTTTCATTATAGGAGGCAAAATTCTTTGCCAGTCCTATAGTGCTCTACCAGACCTCAAAAAATGGATGAATAAAACCATCCAGTGGACTGATTTTCATTGACCTTTGAATCATTTGTTGCAGTTTTCTTGCTGCTGTAATTACTGCTAttgaaatcaaaatatttatgacAATAACATAAAAGTGTTCTCATTTTGCTGACTAAATGTAAGGATAATTAAAACCTCAATCCTACAGGCAGGtccatatatttttaaagtagtgTAGTccagtttgtttgcttttgttaatCTTAGCTCAGGAATGCAATTCTAACAGAAGTAATTGCATCTGTAGGACACGTGGGATATATTCTTCTTGGAAAATGATGATTTAATAAAACTAAATTTTGTGTTGGCAGGCCATCAAGGCTTTCTTGGGCGAGAGGTGGTCTGTATAAACAGAATTGAGATTTGAATGCTtcaaaaagctgcttttatttttttcttgattgcTACCTCTTTCCTCTTACCatcttccatattttttttgtttgtgaagTGCTTTGCATGTTCCAGTCTGCATGGTTTTTTTACTTTACATCCATTACAAATGTTTGAGAACACTTGTTACTCTCTTCTGATGTACTTATTTAACTTTGTCTTGTACAATTTTACCACTTTAAATTCCTTTATTGACTAAAGGAAATGCTGCAATTTTAtctaaaaattctgaaatacttCTTTTAGAAAGTTATTTTAGCTTGGAAGATAAATGCCATAAATGGTAGCAAAATTTTGGATTCTGCTCAATATTACTGTCATTTAAAACTATGTTGTAGTCCAGTCTTGAATACAGCAACATACAAAGTTCAGTGTTTCATTTTTTGAGTGTTACTGTACACTCTGAATTTCTCCTTTCCCATTGTTAGGGATGTTTACAGATCCCCTTTGGGCTTGATCGTGCAAATGCTGATGCATGTATAACAAAATGTAATTAAACCCTCGTTTGGCCAGTCCATCTCTAGACATTAATTAGCACTAGGTTTGAAAGTTTGCTTGGAGGAATTAGCTCTAAACTCATAGAATACCTGGCTTTCATTAAGGAAGTAAGAATTTAGTAAACATTCTTTTAGCCAGCAAGGTGGTAAGTGATAGATTGATGtgtttttctgctctggaaTTTCTTCCACAGATTTCTATGGAAAGCCTTTGCCCCCACTGACTCTACGCCAAAGACCCAACAGTGATACCCATGATGTCATTGCTTAACTGGAgcacaaagagaattttaaaaaacccacaaattaaaaatcctatcttttttttttttttttttttagccttgAAGGAAAATTTTTTATGTGACATTTTATCAGCATGTGACAATTAAACATGGAGTTCATCCTGTTGTGCTTAATGGTCAGACTTTATAATTTACTTTTCACATCACCAGCTCTTCTTCAGGATTTCTTTGGTTTACTTGTGAAAAGACATGGCTGTAAACCTGAAGAAAAACACCTTCAAGATCCCATAATACTGGATTGTACATTCCCACTGAGACCTTTCTCCCGGTGCTGTGCAGGTGTTGGTATTTTTTCAGGGAATAAATTATTCTAAAGCATTTTGTAAGATTCCTGTATGATAGGGTGAATATAGAAAGGTTAAACAAatattgaatatatttttctacctttttaTAAAACGAGTTAAAAGTTTGAGTGGAGCTGTGTACCTGCTACCAATGAAATGATACCTAGGGAGCATTATAAAGCTGATAGTCAAGTGTATAAAAATAAAGTGTGCTTGACTCTTCCATTTCTCTTACAGTACCAATACCTTTTCTTAGgtattatattacatatttaatatttctggcAATCTGAAGCAGAGggtacaataaaaaaaaattaaaataaatacattttatacaAAATATTGCTGTTTGAACTATCTGGAAGTTTTCTTAcctgttgttttctttgttttgttaaCTGAGTTTGACATAGGTAATAAattctatggaaaaaaatagagtGAATACTGTATTGTCTACTACAACAAACAAGAAAATTCACATAGTGGGAAGTTTGCACTAATTAAATCATCAATTTCGATAGGAAACTGAATCAACCAGTATGCAGAGGACCTCCCTCAGTTTTTAATCTCAATAATACTAAAATATCATCTTGCAAACTGAAGAAACCCTGGGTTTTTAAGGATTTCTTTAACACTTCCATGTAATGTGTTGAATATCACATACAAGTGATACCTAAACAAGAAGGATTTCAATTTGTTATATTCctgtttaaatgtttttacTATTAACAGTGGAGACAACCAGTACTGTATTTGTAAAGGTTCATTGTTCTGCCACTTAATGACAGACAGGATGAAGCCCCCATTCAGggggttttttggagaagcAGCATTTGATAATTTTATATTATGGTCTGTCATCAATAATGTGGTTTTACCAAAGGAGTTGAGATGTTGAAACAATGTGGTGTGTTACATGTTCAGCACTTTGATATTGGAAATCCTTGCCATGCACCCCTTGCAGCAAGGAGTTGCACAAACTTCTGccatattaaaatgaaataatttaagatttttaaagaatatgGTGGAATCACTCTTAAGGATACTAAGTTTGGAATAGGTGGAGAGGTTTATTCCTTTGTGTTTGCTAGTTTagagaaaggaggaaacaaTTTCTATGTGACTACCAGCATGAGAATACTTCTGTTGTATTCTAATACTAGAACATGATTCAGTTGAATTATTCTCAGGATTTGGTCATTTTCCCTTCAGACAACACAATACTAAGTGCAGGAGAGGTTGCACAAAAATGTAGATGTGCAATCTCCACTTTACTAACACTAGCTCTGTTACCACTTAAGTTTTTGGCTTAAAGGCTCTACTTTTGCAGACTTACTTTTTTACAGCTTCAATTTCTAGGAATGTATTAtacttttgttttccctctttcctaaaataaatCATGGAagtctttatttaaaataaagctaAATACTGCTGTGGTAACAAAATTTGAGAAAGTGAAATGTTAATGCTTATATATGAActgtgtgttctgtgtgttgtgTGTGTGGACACATGTATCAtttttgatttttgcttttaaaataaattttaccaGTATGTGACCAATGTActcaaaaatgttttataagtttttgttttgttactaTGCTTTGTAATTATTTACtatgctggggtttttttccagtaatttaTACTGCTATGACTTTTTATTTGCTTAAGATGACATTTATGTATAGAATAAAACTAATGCAAAGCATTGACATGTTTCCTGTATTTACAATTTTGTGGAAGTAAGTCTAGGCTATAAATATTTAAGGGCTGTAAGTCTCACATTTCTAAAATGTATGAAATAGAGTCCTTATAGACAGAATCTTTACATATTTTTGCAGGAGAAATGTGATCAAATTTAGAATATACTGATAGATTGGCAATAAGTTGGGTGTATATGTCTACCTATAAAGAGCTTTATTAATGCACTTAAAATTTGAGAGATAAAAGTGCAGCTGTAAATTGAGAGCATGGATTAGATTTTGCCAGATGTTTTGTCATCCATAGCATCACTTTTGAAATGTATCAGTGCATGCACTAAGAGTATTTGTACTTAAATACAGGAGTGGTAAGAACACAAAAATTCACTATTTAAGCAGAACATTTTGTATTATCTGTGTATAATGTCTTGGATACAATTTGCACAAAATATGTTAAAGGTAAGTTTAAAGTGTCTTCTAAGAAGGAATAGTAATGTTCATCTACTGAACTAATGTGAGAGACTGAGTGCTTCAAGTTGTTCTGTTGTTTCCCTTTTAGTTACATCCTAGAGTCCACAGAAAGACCTTACTCATAGATttaaaggttttaaaaacaaaagtattaaaaaatagaCATATTTGGTATCCATTAGGTCTCTGGTGTGAGATTGGAAAAGACTGATGGACCATAACAAGGTAAACAAcattgattctttttttctcctttaaataaGATTCAgtaagtatttttttcagtaatacaTTCCAGTATTTTAGTGGGAAGTTTAGTACTGTAACTTCAGGATGCTTGCCCAATAACTTTGCCATCATGTTAGCTTCTTGGCTCCTGGGATTCATTTCAATTTGAAATACTTTACTATTTTGAATAGAACATACCCACCAGTATTTAATTTGTAAATGGAATAACTAATGGAGCCTGTTGTAAATGTAATTTGAGGTAGGTTTATCTGCAGTAGCACGTAAGAGAGATGCAAGGTGCATTATTGCTGTTTGCAGTTTGGCAgtgatggtggtggtgctgaTGAACTGGAGTCCTTTCTTTGGTGGAAGTCTAGTGTCAGACACATGGCACTATCTGTCATATAGTGGAATATAGCCATAGATTTAGGAGAAGGTGACTCATTCAGCAGACTTTTTTGTTGTACTGCTACAGTAAAATTTAGTTCTTGTGTACATTTTCTAGTATGGTACTGGTCTTGGCAGAATTACAACCACAGAGAACTACTCTTTATACCAGTTTTGTTCTGTGTCTGTCGGTAAAACTCACTTATCAAAAAGCCTTTCAGGTTTCCTTCTGAGGTCTCTGTTTTGCCTCCAGGCCCTTTGTCACAACCCTGATAGAAGCATTTTAAATCAGCTTTCAAGCTAATCTGCATGAGGTGAGCAAAAACGCTTAGTCTTCATTAGCTGGTGCCTGAAACTCAAATATTTATCCATACAACAGCACTCCTGCCTTTACCTTTGCACCCCTTTCCAGTCTGGATTTCAGAGGCTGGGTTCAGCCTGCAGAAGCTTTAATTAAAACCACTCTTAAAACAAGTCTGCTGCTTCCACAGGGCTTGATCTTAGCAAGAGAGCTGGCAAATGGGCACAAAAGGGCTTGTGGGGATTCGTTTTGTTTTGCTAGGACACAGTGATGGCAGGATGCCCTTCCCTGGAGGAGCAGTTTGCAGGTCTCGAGTTCTGTCCAGACGAAGGGATCAGATGAGAGCAGACTCCAATTTTAGTGCTGCTAAACCAGGGACAGCTGAACTGGGGTGCAGTGTCCTCCTGATTCCTGTCCCCAGAGAATATTTGATCTGAAAGTTGTGACAGAAATTTCTGTGAATAATTAATTCTCAAGCCTCCAGCTGTTTTTCAAGGCAGTAGCAGCGGTTAAACTGGAGCTGGTCTCCGGTGTAGTTCAGATGAGCTGAGTAGCACTTCTAAAGCCCGGGCCAGATGGGAAGAAAGGTCTAGTGAGGCACAAGCAGAGAcctgattttggggggggtgtgGATGCTGTCAGACCCTCCAGCAGGCACTGGGATGAGGATTAATTTTGTAAATTGATTAAGCAAGAGCCCAGGTGCTGTCTAATCCTGGTTTGGCTAATGATGAGGCAGAGGAGTTGCGATGGCAAGTAAGGCTCCcacagtaaagaaaaagaaaacaaataaaaaaaaaaggtagccAAAAATTAGgaagtttggggatttttggttggtttgtttttttgggttttggtttttttttttttttttttttttagtgtgagAGTAGAGAGGGGCTTTGAACGCTGCCACGATTGAGGCATCCTACAACACGGGGACGAGGTGCCCAAGGAAGTTGTAGGATGCCTCAATCGTGGCAGCGTTCAAAGCCAAGCTCGATGGGGGTTTGAGCATCCTCCAGAGGGTTGTGTCCGCACCCCTGGCCGAGGGCTTGGGAGCAGCtgatctttcaggtcccttcctgcccctctacGTTCTGTGGCGCTGTAAAGAACTCCGATTCCCAGCCGTGCACCCGGCAGCGGCGGCACGGAGCGCGGGGGCcgggccgcggccgccccgccccgggcagCCGGGGCCATGCGGGGCCCGGCGCTGCCGCTCGCCCGCCGCGCTGAGGCcgcgctggggctggggctgggccgggcGGCCGGGCAGGACCCGGGCCAGGTGAGaaggggccggggctggggctggagccaggcgGGGAGAGCCGGGGCCGGAAGCGTGGCGAGAGGGCCCGGCCGCTTCCTGCGCGGGCCGTGCGAGGAAAAGCCGGGAGAGAGCCCGCCCGTCCCCTTGGCGCTGCTCGTGTCCTTCCTGCCACCACCGAGTGTGCCCTGGGTTTCTGTACCCACGGCCGGCAGCTGCTCCGGCACTGACAGAGCGGTCCCGGCCCCACGGCCGGCCTGGGGCCCGAGCTCCGTCCCGGTGCCGTTCTTGGAAGGAGCGCCGTGGGACGGGACGGCTGCTGGGTGCACCGAGGGAGGGAAATTCAGCGTTTGCCTTCGGGGTTTGCTTAGAAACCGAAagctctttcccttcctttcgTAGGGTAAACTCCGTCAGAGTGCCAGGAAGCCCTGGGTTGTCATCAAGTGGACACAGAGAGTTTTTATTAACCAGCCAAGCAGGGACGAAAAATGTGCTGTAGCTTAACTCCTCTGCGCTCTGAAATGTGTGTTCCATCTTGGTCACATAGAGATGTGCTCTAATGTTTGAACATTCTAATAGCACTGATAAATTGATGTAATTAGTAAGATGCTTTTTATTCATTCTAGTGAGAACTAGAGCGGGTTTAGTTTGGctttactgcttttcttttctcttgctttctctgaAGCTGGAAAAGAAGGCAAAAGGGAAGCTCCAGAAGCAGATCTGCCAGGTGGTTCTGGATCACTTCGAGAGGCAGTACAcggcagagctgggagatgcATGGAGCAGTGTCAGGTTTGTAGAGAGATAAGGAATTGAATTAGTAATGACACGTGTGGCACAGGCTGTCACTAAATTTGGGTCTTGGTCACACAGCTGCTAAAGAActtcattattaaaaaacaaagagtATCGATGCATAGCATTAGTTTAATTGAGTCAACTTAAAAGCTGTTTGATTGGATCaatgtgtttttctgctttagGCAGTGAATACTCctgaggaatattttttttttgagattaaatgaaaaattactaGTAGGAATTCAAGCAGAAAGGGGGAAATCCATGTAAGAAAGAGCTAACCTAAATACAAACAAGCATGTTTCTATCACATACCACTGCTGTCTTCCAGAAATATCCACTGATTTAAGTTTTACTGGCCCAGTGTTTGCAGAAcacaaaatgtaaaaaagaaaacttttaaaaatggcattttagtGTGGGCTGGAATGGGCATTGTAAAGCCAATGTGTGTGtgattatttttgttgtttacaGCTAATAATACAGTTATTCTTTGTTCCCAGGGAGGTACTTTATAGTCAGGAAAACCATTATGCTTCATCATTTATATCTcctacataaaataaaaaaaatggagaatgttttgtttcagaagaaattggtgttttaaatgcaataattagaaaaaaacgGTGGCTTGATTTCctattacaattattttcctgtgtACTTTTCTAACCAAAATGATTAATTTCACCCTCAAAGTGATGAATTCCTGATTACACCAGAATTATCCAATAGTGAGATTGTATGTGAAGGCTTCCTACACTGTTTTATTTGATGGGTTATTGaatggcttttccttttttcacccTAGAGATGTGCTGACCTCGCCGTGGTGCTGGCAGCACGCTGTGCTGCTGAACAGGTTTGTGAAAAACACAGTTCAGTTTGTAGaatttgttaaggtttaataatAATAGGACAAAGAAGGACAATATTTCTAGCTCTGGGGGGCTCCTGGCCAACAGCCAGAGAATACTTCTGTGTATACAAACAGTGTTATCTTCATACTGTTACATTGCTGAGGTACTTGCATATTCATATGTGTCATATATTATTCAAACATTCTTGCTAACTTTCTGATGTTTTGGGAACTCCTTTGTTAGACTTCTTCACACACTGGTTTATCTACATGACATCCTGGGTGTCAGGTCAAtaccttttatttcttcttgtattTCCATCCTGCTGTTTCACATCCTCTGATAAAGGTTTAGTATGTCCTCCTTAAATTTAACATGGTATCTCTAATTGTCCTCTGGTGCTCTGGTTTGTGTCAGGGTTATCTTATCACTTGGACAGGTTGGTCAGTGGATAGCCCTGCACTGTTTTAGTTACACAAAAGCCTTTTTCACATCTTATGTTTTGCTGAGGTCTATAATACAATACATTAATCAGACTTTTATTTCTATAAGTGATATATTATATTCATTACACTACTATTTCTATGAGCAACACAGTGCATACTTAAGctgatttatattatattatattatattatattatattatattatattatattatattatattatattatattatattatattatattatattatattatattatattatattcagCTAAAAAGAGTTATAATTTATAGTATTTCTAAATACTTATACTAATAACTAACTAATCACTAACAACATGCATAAGCTAATACATAAATGTGAAAGCCAATATTATCTGGTAATTTTTCACAGGTTCAGCCAGAGCCctggcctggagagcagcctggctgagcagggatACCATCCCGCCtttccagcagccctgccctacCTCCCTGCAGCCTTCAGGTGTTACACCAGGACAGCTCCTGGCAGATTCCCTGCCCAGAAAcaccagcctggcaggctgAAGGATTATTACCTGCTCAATGCTGcctcactgctgcctgtgctggcctTGGAGGTGAAGGATGGGGAAGATGTTCTGGATCTCTGTGCTGCACCAGGGGGCAAATCTGTAGCTATCCTGCAGTGTGCCTGTCCAGGTAATGGAGcaggtgctggggcaggaaaaaaaaacaaacagcagtttATATTCCACCTAGTTCTGTGCTGTTTAATAAGGATTTCAGGAAATCTGTTTGCCTTTTAAGGATTAAAAATGTAGTCCTTACTTTAATATAGGTTAGTGCAGCGTGACAGGCAGAAGTGGGGTAgctctgtggatttttttctcaactACTTCCTCTCAGATGTTACTTAAAGCCATATCTATTCGTTGGCACAGGGGTGTAAGTAATCTGCAGTCTTATTCTTGtcctttttacttcttttttccttctcctctgttGCCTCTTTTGTCAATCCTGTGCAAATACTACAGGTAAATTTAAGTGTGCTGATGTAAAGCAGAGCTTAAGAAATTATGCAAGATGCAGTCTTGAAATGTGCAAGATCTGGGCAAAGAGAGAAGGCTTATGGTAAGGGATTGGTTGGAGGAGGATTCTGAGATGATCAGAGTAGCAGCAAGCAGCAGCTTGGGCCAAGGAGTTTAAGCAAGCAGGGATTGCTGTTTCCCAGTTCATTTGCTGGCTTGGGTAATAATCATTCAAACTGTTCACagcaccctgtgctcctgctgatgaGACCATTACTATAACCACCTGCACCAGCTGATTACAGCTGGTTTCCCTCCCTCTTCTAGAGGAATGGGGTGATGCTAGTGAAGTAAATTAAATAGGAATTGTCCTTTCAGAAgg
The sequence above is a segment of the Haemorhous mexicanus isolate bHaeMex1 chromosome 2, bHaeMex1.pri, whole genome shotgun sequence genome. Coding sequences within it:
- the NSUN3 gene encoding tRNA (cytosine(34)-C(5))-methyltransferase, mitochondrial isoform X2, producing MRGPALPLARRAEAALGLGLGRAAGQDPGQLEKKAKGKLQKQICQVVLDHFERQYTAELGDAWSSVRDVLTSPWCWQHAVLLNRFSQSPGLESSLAEQGYHPAFPAALPYLPAAFRCYTRTAPGRFPAQKHQPGRLKDYYLLNAASLLPVLALEVKDGEDVLDLCAAPGGKSVAILQCACPGHFHCNEYDDLRSRWLEQTIESFIPDPFINLMTVSKLDGRQIGDLQPEFYDKVLVDAPCSNDRSWLFSADPQQAVLRLMQRKELSSLQFQLLRFKEIKAKPLTCRSYCHKLSGLL